One genomic window of Biomphalaria glabrata chromosome 9, xgBioGlab47.1, whole genome shotgun sequence includes the following:
- the LOC106079060 gene encoding probable low affinity copper uptake protein 2 isoform X2, with product MMGRHFDTTVSLHNILFQNWSTTTTKGVVLASFLAFLFTFLFEGLKSLKSYVVLQRKQNPYANKELVARRRVQISDSQTDLLSSSLMNQLNRLRLTKWRRIMFTVESALNLVSFFYGYLLMLLVMTYSVWLVLAVLLGTGVGYFFFHPINEHLMMKLSPRPTSFYSSDTNSVLVSQHGEHSRLLQSTVRNYEGL from the exons ATGATGGGa aGACACTTTGACACTACAGTATCTTTgcataatattttatttcaaaactggAGTACCACCACTACAAAAG GTGTTGTCCTGGCCTCATTCCTGGCTTTTCTTTTCACTTTCCTGTTTGAGGGACTTAAATCTTTAAAGTCTTATGTGGTGCTCCAGCGCAAACAGAATCCATATGCCAACAAAGAACTTGTAGCTAGAAGACGAGTTCAGATCAGTGATTCTCAGACCGATCTTTTATCCTCGTCTTTGATGAATCAGTTGAACAGATTGAGACTTACAAAATGGAG acggATCATGTTTACTGTGGAGTCAGCATTGAATCTTGTCAGTTTCTTCTATGGCTACCTTCTAATGTTACTTGTGATGACCTACAGTGTCTGGCTTGTGCTTGCAGTTTTGTTGG GTACAGGAGTTGGATATTTCTTCTTTCACCCaattaatgaacatttaatgaTGAAGTTGTCACCTAGACCTACAAGTTTCTACTCTTCAGATACAAATTCTGTTCTGGTTTCTCAACATGGAg
- the LOC106079060 gene encoding probable low affinity copper uptake protein 2 isoform X1 — MMGRHFDTTVSLHNILFQNWSTTTTKGVVLASFLAFLFTFLFEGLKSLKSYVVLQRKQNPYANKELVARRRVQISDSQTDLLSSSLMNQLNRLRLTKWRRIMFTVESALNLVSFFYGYLLMLLVMTYSVWLVLAVLLGTGVGYFFFHPINEHLMMKLSPRPTSFYSSDTNSVLVSQHGGVFPFNRTEHTNTQDYSSQL; from the exons ATGATGGGa aGACACTTTGACACTACAGTATCTTTgcataatattttatttcaaaactggAGTACCACCACTACAAAAG GTGTTGTCCTGGCCTCATTCCTGGCTTTTCTTTTCACTTTCCTGTTTGAGGGACTTAAATCTTTAAAGTCTTATGTGGTGCTCCAGCGCAAACAGAATCCATATGCCAACAAAGAACTTGTAGCTAGAAGACGAGTTCAGATCAGTGATTCTCAGACCGATCTTTTATCCTCGTCTTTGATGAATCAGTTGAACAGATTGAGACTTACAAAATGGAG acggATCATGTTTACTGTGGAGTCAGCATTGAATCTTGTCAGTTTCTTCTATGGCTACCTTCTAATGTTACTTGTGATGACCTACAGTGTCTGGCTTGTGCTTGCAGTTTTGTTGG GTACAGGAGTTGGATATTTCTTCTTTCACCCaattaatgaacatttaatgaTGAAGTTGTCACCTAGACCTACAAGTTTCTACTCTTCAGATACAAATTCTGTTCTGGTTTCTCAACATGGAg GAGTATTTCCATTTAACAGGACTGAACACACT